The segment ATTGCATAACAGTTGTAATAAAAGGTATAAACATAATTTCACATCCTAATGTCTTGTAAATCTAAATAATCCCAAAATTAAATAAAATACAAAACTAACATTTATTAAAGCAAGAATAGGCAAAGGTAAAGTGTATAAACTATCATAAAAAAAACGACTTAATAAAAAGTGTCACAGTATGTAGCCCAGCAAAAGAACTTAAATACTGCATATAAATAGTTTGTACCAAAGCATTAACAACCAGTAAAAGTTTACCTAATAAAGGTAAAACAAAAACCAAACTAAAAAATAACTTTACCATTTGCTTAATTCCTTTCTAATTATTAATGTGTTCCATGAATAATATGTCCCACAAATTGTTTGATAAACACTAATACCATAAATACAATTGAAATTAACACTGGTCAATTTGTAAGTGTTCCACCATCGCCAGTAGTAAATACTCAACCAAAAATATAAGTAAAAGCATTTAATAATTGTTGGCCAACACCACCAATCATATTTAATAATGCTGATAATCCAGCAGGCATATTAATCACCTCCTTTCTCTAATTCTTTTTGTTGTTTTTCCATTTCTAATTTACGTTTCTTCTTTTCAAAATCTTTACGACAAAAAATACAATCAGGCTCACTATCATTCTCCTTTACATGTTTTCTATGTTTATATTTTTCTATACCTTCACGTATTCAATTTCTACAAAATCAAAGAATTAAACAAAAACCACCAATATATAACACATATTTTATAATTTCTTTCATATCCATTATTTATCACTTCCTTTTTTTCTTTTTTTAAAAAAATCAATTAAACTAAATAATTCATAAACAATTACTAAAACAAAAAGTAAAATATTAATCCCCAAATCTAAACCAATAAAAAAGTCAAAACTACCATTTATAATATTATGTATTTCAGCAACAGTTCAAACCATAGAAAAGAAACCAACAATAAAACAAAAAACATGAAATTTAGGAGTGTCATACCACTTTTTTTAATTTCTTTATTTTCCATTATTTTTTACCCCCTAATAAAAATCATCATAATTCATATTTTCACTTAATCTTTGGTCAAAATTTCTTTTTGCCTTTTTCTTATGCAACTTTTGTCTTGGCATATTTTTTCATTTATCTTTTTTCATTTTAAACACCACCTAATGTATAAGCATAAGAATAATCCCAATTTAAACTTGCTCTATCTAAATTAATCTCAGACATACTATCATCATTTAAATCAATATCAACCATACCGTCATCTGTACTTTGATAATCATTAACACTACCATTAATTAATCTTGCTCTTTCATCAGTAAATACTTCTTGTAACTCTGTATTATTATGTGTATTTCCCAATGGCAACAATAAAGTATTTATAATCTCACTTGCTCCAGCAATAATCGTAGGAATAGCAAAATAATTACTAAAATCATTATTTATACCCATAGCAACACCACTACTAATCAAACATCCACCAGTAGCCATATTCGCTATTTTTCTAATTGCTTCAAATCTATTAGGTATTAACTCAGTTAAACCACTAATAACATTCGCTATACCAAAACTATTTAAAGATATATAAGTATCTCAATCTACAAAAAGAACATCAATTATTGGTTTAACAGTTGTAAATGGTGGATACGTTGGTTTAGGTGGTTCAGTAGGGCAAGGTGGTCAAAAACAAGGTTCATCTCTTAATAAAAAAACTGACTTATCTACATACTGAACAAATTTAGCAAAATTAATTAAACCAATTGTTCCTAAACCTAAAAATATTTTTTTATAACTATTAATCACTTTATTTTTAGTAGTAGGTCTTTGATTAATATTCCAAATATCAATTCCTAACTTTTTACTAAATAACAAAGAATTAATAGAACCTAAAATTGGGTCTTTTAAATATTGACCATAATAAGCACTAACTCCTACCATAGCACTTAATGGACTTAATCCAGTTCTTAATATTTTAGTTAAAGTATAATTACTAGTTTGTTCTAACTCATTAGGCATAAATAAAACTCCTTACTTTATATACTAATAAGGAGCTTATTTAATTTTTACTTATTTCTTTTATTCTCTTTTCTTATTCGTTCCATTTCATTAGCAACTCTGTAACACATTTCACAACCGTATACTCGTTCATAAGTCCAATCGTTACATTTATGTCTCATAATTTAACTTACTTTCTTGCTGTCTCATTGCCTTATTTAAAGCAATATTTAATATACAATTTGGACAATAATATTTTTTAGTATATAAGTTTTGTAAAACTTTTTTAGGACAAATAACTTGGTCACAAAGTTTACACATATAAATTGCTAAATGAAATGTTTGCTCACATGAACAATTATCATTTTTAGCCATAATTTAATTAACTCCTAACATATTAATAATTATTTAAAATTACCCTTTCAATAAATAACTATTTTCAATTAGAAAGTTTTTTAATATTACCGCTTAAATCAAGTTCAAGTGAATAAAAATTACCAACTTTCAAATCAACAGTAGATAAACAATTATTAAAATCACTAGCAAATTCCGGATTATATCATTTATCACGTGTTTGACCAGTTGGCACGCTTGTTTGCTTATTTATTTCTACAAACTTCAAAACATCAAACTTCAATGTTTGACCTTTATTATTTTTATCGGGAATAATACGCCCTTTTTCAATATTAACTAACTGTACTTTAAACATAAAAAAATACTTAACCTCCGATGAAACGACTAATAAAGTCAGATTAAGATGTGGGTAAACCATCTTATTTATAAATATACAGATATTTATATATATTTCAAGTAAAAACAAAAAAACATCAAAGTAAAATAAAATCTTCATCGGTGACTTTAAATTACTTTGACATTAAACATTATATATATATATATATATATATACAAGTAAAAATATAGAAAAAAATAGTTTTTTTTCTAATGTAAAACTTTTTTCCTAAAATCTATTTTTTCAACTTTATTACCAAAAACTTTATCAACCCAAGTCAAAACATCTTTATCTTTTTGAATTAAATATCCAATTTCACTAGTCCGTAAATAATGCTTATGTGATAAAGCACTTAAATATACATATTTTTCGTAATCTTCATAATCTTTAAAATAATCATTTACAACAGTACTTTCAATAATACCACCAATCATAACAGTATCACCATTACTATCTCTTTGAGTTTTAAAATAAAATACATTTGTAGCATTAAAACTTACTTTAATGATATCTCCAATTGTCAATTTCTTAATACCACGAACTACAATAGGATTTTTACAATTACAACTAAAAGCATAAGCCTTTACACCAACATCTGTTTGATTTATAGATTTAACATCATCTATCGCTTTTGTAACATATTTTCCTAAATATTTAATAACAAATTCATTTGTACCTTTTTTAACTACTTTTAAATCATTAAAACCATGAGTTCATCATTCTGCTAACATACTTTTATATATCTTTCTATTAAAAATTATATGAAAATGAATAGCACCACGCTCTTGATATTCATAAACATAAAAATATTTTAATTCACCTAAATGTTCAAAACGTTTAGGGTCATTTCATCATTTCTTTAATTTAAGAAAAAATAAACGAATATCTTTTTTTGCTTTTTTAATATCTTGTATATTATCTTTATAAGTTAAAGTAACAAAACTTAACATTTTACTATCATAAAAATTATGCAATGCTTTTTGAATTAAATTAGTTTTAGTACGAACAGTATTATTTCTTAATTTTTGTTTATTGCCAACATAACATTTACCTTTTTTATTTCCAATATTATTTAAAAAAGAAATAGGTAAAACCACATTTTTAACATAACAAGCATAAAAAATCTTTTTAACATAAAAATCTTGTTGAATATCCATATATAAAACTCCGATGAAACACTACTTTAAAGTAGCAAATTTTATACTTTAATAACAAACAAATCTTAACATAAAAAATTATAAAAGCAAACATAAACAAAAACGATACTTAATTAAAACCACATTTTTAACATAACAAGCATAAAAAATCTTTTTAACATAAAAATCTTGTTGAATATCCATATATAAAACTCCGATGAAACACTACTTTAAAGTAGCAAATTTTATACTTTAATAACAAACAAATCTTAACATAAAAAATTATAAAAGCAAACATAAACAAAAACGATACTTAATATATATTATTATACAATAATTTTCTTTAAAATAAATATAATCACAAAATTTTACACTTTTTTATTGTTTATTATACAATGACTTACGCATTCTAAATCTTAATTTAATTGGTACACCCTGAAAACCAAATCGTTCACGAATTTGATTAATTAAAAAACGTTCATAAGAAAAATGACATCGTTGTGGAGCATTTACCATTAAAATAAAAGTAGGCGGATTTTTTTCAACCTGTGTTGTGTAATATATCTTTAATCTACCACCTTTAAAGTAAGGCGGCTCATTAATTAATTGAGCTTTATTAATTATTTCATTAAGAATACTTGTTTTAATTCTTAAATTCATATTAACTAATACTTCATTAATAGTAGCAAATAAAGTATGAATTCTAGTATTTTCTAAAGCAGATAAATATACAACAAAAGAATACTCAAGATATTTAAATTTTTCTTTAATTTTTTTAGTAAACTCTTGCATTGTTTTTTCATTTTTTTTAACTAAATCTCATTTATTAACAATAATAATAACTGGCTTATCTAAATTTTTTGCCATTCCTGCTATTGTTAAATCTTGTTCTTGAATTTCAACACTACCATCTAATAAAAACAAAACAATATCACTACGTTCAATGGCATTAGTAGTTCTAATTAAACTATATTTTTCTAAATCTTCAGTAATTTTTCCTTTTCTACGAATTCCCGCAGTATCAATAACACAATATTGTTTTTTATTATAAACAAAATTACTATCAATAGCATCAGTTGTTGTTCCTGCTATTGGTGAAACAATAACTCTATTCTCTTGAAGAATAGTATTAACTAAACTTGATTTACCAACATTGGGACGACCAATAATTGCTAAATTAATATGTTCTTTTTTTTCTGTATGAACCTCTTTTGGTAACTTAGTAATTATCATATCTAATAAATCACCAAAACCAACACCATGACTAGCAGATACTAAAATTGGTTCGCCAAAGCCAACTTTTAAATAATCATAAATTTTATCATTATCTTTTTGAACATTATCATATTTATTTGCAATAATAATAACAGGTTTCTTAGTTCTGTATAATAATTTAGCAATATCTTCATCTTCGTGAGTTAGACCTTCTTGATAAGAACAAACAAATAAAACAATATCAGCCTCAGCTAAAGCAATATTAACTTGTTGATTGATTTGTTGAGTAAAATTAGTAATCGTTTTAGTAATACCACCCGTATCAATAATCACAAAATTTTGTGTTAATCATTCACCAATGCCATAAATTCGATCTCTAGTTGCTCCAGGCATATCTTCAATTATTGCTACTTTTTTTTGTAATATACGATTAAAAATTGAAGATTTACCAACATTAGGGCGTCCTACAATTACTACTTTTGGTAACTTATTCATTTTATTCAAATCCTTATATTTAAAATATTATTTTTTATGACTAAAGTAATTATCATATAAAATTTTTAATTTATCAACGGTCGTTTGTAAATTATAATCACTATTATCTAAAATAACTGCATCTTCAACAATTACTAGTTGTCCAGTGCTACGAGTTTTATCAACATTATCACGAATTACCATATCGTTATATACTTGTTCTTGCGTAATATTAATACCCTCTTTAATATACTGTTTATATCTTCTTTCACTACGAGCGTGTAAACTAGAAGTTAAAAAAATCTTTAATTGAGCATCAGGTAAAACAACACTACTAATATCTCTGCCAACGACAATAAAGCCTTGACTTCTAACCATTTCTTGAATTCTAGCAACCATAACTTTTCTAACTTCAGATAACGAAGCAATTATTGGTACTTTACTAGTAACATTTTTATCATAAATTTCTTCTGTTGGTGGTTGATCATTAAATAAAAAATGACCATTAACTCATCTTATATCAAAAAGTTGTAGTGCTGCAAGTATTAAATCTTCACTTTCAAAAGCAATTTTATTTTTTAAACAATGATTAGTAAAACTACGATACATAATTCCTGTATCCATAAATTGATAATCAATTTTTTTAGAAAACAAATATGCAGCTGCTGATTTACCACTAGCTGCTGGACCATCTATTGCAATATTAATCTTTGGGTACATTGTTTTTCTCCATTCTCTACTTAATAAATAATATTAATGATAATACTAACACGACTATTAAAATTAAACAAATAATGATAATACTAAATACTGTTAAACTTCATTTATAATTATGCTTAATTTTAATTTTTTGTAATTCATCTTGAAAATTATTATGTTCTTGATTAATTTCTTTTAGTCCTTTATTAAGATCACTATTATTTATT is part of the Spiroplasma endosymbiont of Lasioglossum villosulum genome and harbors:
- the der gene encoding ribosome biogenesis GTPase Der gives rise to the protein MNKLPKVVIVGRPNVGKSSIFNRILQKKVAIIEDMPGATRDRIYGIGEWLTQNFVIIDTGGITKTITNFTQQINQQVNIALAEADIVLFVCSYQEGLTHEDEDIAKLLYRTKKPVIIIANKYDNVQKDNDKIYDYLKVGFGEPILVSASHGVGFGDLLDMIITKLPKEVHTEKKEHINLAIIGRPNVGKSSLVNTILQENRVIVSPIAGTTTDAIDSNFVYNKKQYCVIDTAGIRRKGKITEDLEKYSLIRTTNAIERSDIVLFLLDGSVEIQEQDLTIAGMAKNLDKPVIIIVNKWDLVKKNEKTMQEFTKKIKEKFKYLEYSFVVYLSALENTRIHTLFATINEVLVNMNLRIKTSILNEIINKAQLINEPPYFKGGRLKIYYTTQVEKNPPTFILMVNAPQRCHFSYERFLINQIRERFGFQGVPIKLRFRMRKSLYNKQ
- the cmk gene encoding (d)CMP kinase translates to MYPKINIAIDGPAASGKSAAAYLFSKKIDYQFMDTGIMYRSFTNHCLKNKIAFESEDLILAALQLFDIRWVNGHFLFNDQPPTEEIYDKNVTSKVPIIASLSEVRKVMVARIQEMVRSQGFIVVGRDISSVVLPDAQLKIFLTSSLHARSERRYKQYIKEGINITQEQVYNDMVIRDNVDKTRSTGQLVIVEDAVILDNSDYNLQTTVDKLKILYDNYFSHKK
- a CDS encoding rolling circle replication-associated protein, encoding MDIQQDFYVKKIFYACYVKNVVLPISFLNNIGNKKGKCYVGNKQKLRNNTVRTKTNLIQKALHNFYDSKMLSFVTLTYKDNIQDIKKAKKDIRLFFLKLKKWWNDPKRFEHLGELKYFYVYEYQERGAIHFHIIFNRKIYKSMLAEWWTHGFNDLKVVKKGTNEFVIKYLGKYVTKAIDDVKSINQTDVGVKAYAFSCNCKNPIVVRGIKKLTIGDIIKVSFNATNVFYFKTQRDSNGDTVMIGGIIESTVVNDYFKDYEDYEKYVYLSALSHKHYLRTSEIGYLIQKDKDVLTWVDKVFGNKVEKIDFRKKVLH